The Blautia hydrogenotrophica DSM 10507 genome window below encodes:
- a CDS encoding Fe-S-containing hydro-lyase: MEKQIYLPLETEVIEELRAGDYVKLTGTIYTARDAAHKRMSETLDRGDELPINIEGTIIYYMGPSPAREGRPIGSAGPTTASRMDKYAPRLMDLGMRGMIGKGKRTEEVKNAIVRNKGVYFAAVGGAGALLSKKILSSKIVAYEDLGTEAIRELEVEDFPVIVVIDSQGNNLYETATEEWRRLP; this comes from the coding sequence ATGGAGAAACAGATATATCTGCCTTTAGAAACAGAAGTAATCGAAGAACTGCGAGCAGGTGATTATGTAAAATTAACTGGAACTATTTATACAGCGAGAGATGCTGCTCATAAGAGAATGTCAGAGACTTTGGATAGAGGAGATGAACTTCCAATTAATATAGAAGGGACAATAATCTACTATATGGGACCTTCCCCGGCCAGAGAAGGCCGCCCTATTGGGTCAGCAGGTCCTACTACGGCCAGCCGGATGGACAAATACGCACCTAGACTGATGGATTTAGGAATGAGAGGTATGATTGGAAAAGGAAAAAGGACAGAAGAAGTCAAAAATGCGATTGTCAGGAATAAAGGAGTATATTTTGCAGCCGTAGGAGGAGCGGGAGCTCTGTTGTCAAAAAAAATTCTCTCATCTAAAATAGTGGCTTATGAAGATTTAGGTACAGAAGCGATTCGCGAGTTAGAGGTAGAAGATTTTCCAGTTATTGTAGTGATTGATTCACAGGGAAATAATTTATATGAGACAGCGACGGAAGAATGGAGAAGACTGCCATGA
- a CDS encoding lysophospholipid acyltransferase family protein, which translates to MKRILMMVFRNLIFVPFGWIRLCYYASHVDKYTEEQRYAMLKKIVYRANWGGKITIDAHGVENIPKEKGFIFYPNHQGLYDVLAIIDACPIPFAVVMKKELQNIQFLKQVFACMKAYAMDREDVKQSMQVILNVTKEVKQGRNFLIFAEGTRSRQGNKLLDFKGGSFKAATKARCPIVPIALVDSYKAFDTGSVEKMTVHIHFLPPLTYEEYRDMKTTEIADEVKRRIETAISEYEK; encoded by the coding sequence ATGAAAAGAATATTGATGATGGTATTTCGAAACTTGATTTTTGTACCTTTTGGCTGGATAAGACTCTGCTATTATGCAAGTCATGTAGACAAATATACAGAAGAGCAAAGATATGCAATGTTGAAAAAAATTGTATACAGGGCCAATTGGGGAGGAAAAATTACGATTGACGCCCATGGGGTGGAGAATATACCGAAGGAAAAAGGATTTATTTTTTATCCAAATCATCAAGGATTATATGATGTATTGGCAATCATTGATGCGTGTCCAATACCGTTTGCAGTGGTTATGAAAAAAGAACTGCAAAATATCCAATTCTTAAAACAAGTGTTTGCATGTATGAAAGCATACGCTATGGACAGAGAAGATGTAAAACAGTCCATGCAGGTAATTTTAAATGTCACAAAAGAAGTGAAACAAGGAAGAAATTTCCTCATTTTTGCTGAGGGAACTAGAAGCAGGCAGGGAAATAAGCTTTTAGATTTCAAAGGCGGTAGTTTTAAGGCGGCCACAAAGGCAAGATGCCCTATTGTACCTATAGCATTGGTGGATTCTTATAAGGCTTTTGATACAGGATCTGTGGAGAAAATGACAGTACATATTCATTTTCTGCCTCCACTTACCTATGAGGAATATCGAGATATGAAAACCACCGAAATTGCAGATGAGGTGAAAAGGCGTATTGAAACTGCTATTTCGGAATATGAGAAATAG
- a CDS encoding GIY-YIG nuclease family protein yields the protein MNYTYIVQCSDGTFYTGWTNDLSQRLNAHNSRKGAKYTRNRTPVVLVYYEAFLTRQEAMKREYSIKQLSRKEKLALINF from the coding sequence ATGAACTACACTTACATTGTCCAATGCTCGGATGGAACTTTCTATACAGGCTGGACCAACGATCTCTCACAGCGTCTAAACGCCCATAATTCTAGAAAAGGCGCTAAATACACACGAAACCGCACTCCTGTCGTTCTCGTCTATTATGAGGCCTTTTTAACACGTCAGGAAGCCATGAAAAGAGAATATTCGATCAAACAGCTGTCCAGGAAGGAGAAATTGGCATTGATTAACTTTTAA
- a CDS encoding M23 family metallopeptidase, giving the protein MMKKGTITRIIVNGVLLAAIIALGITLFQSKPQTKEAVPETENTEELAEAEEEPSVDADTNDVQANLEESAETSDEDSEPSVTEEETPVETEETTDNPDSETSSEEETQSTSASVLPQVNFTEASLMQWPVEGELMMDYSMENTTYFSTLDQYKLNPAIVVKAVVGAPVKAASNGTITSIADTAKTGTTLTMDMGNGYQSVYGQLTDLLVEEGQTVKEGTILGYIAEPSKYYSIEGSSLYFAMTKDDQPIDPITYLP; this is encoded by the coding sequence ATGATGAAAAAAGGAACCATCACAAGAATTATTGTCAATGGCGTGTTATTAGCTGCCATCATTGCGTTGGGTATTACACTATTTCAATCAAAACCACAGACAAAAGAAGCCGTTCCCGAGACTGAGAACACCGAAGAATTGGCTGAGGCTGAAGAAGAACCTTCCGTGGACGCAGATACCAATGATGTCCAGGCAAACTTAGAGGAGTCAGCAGAAACCAGTGATGAAGATTCTGAGCCAAGTGTGACTGAGGAAGAAACCCCTGTTGAAACAGAAGAGACAACAGATAACCCGGACAGTGAAACCAGTTCTGAAGAAGAGACACAAAGCACATCCGCTTCTGTTCTTCCACAGGTAAATTTCACAGAAGCCTCACTGATGCAGTGGCCAGTTGAGGGAGAGCTGATGATGGATTACAGTATGGAAAACACTACTTATTTTTCTACTCTAGATCAGTACAAACTAAATCCTGCAATTGTAGTAAAAGCCGTAGTCGGCGCACCTGTAAAGGCTGCCTCAAACGGAACGATCACTTCAATTGCTGACACAGCTAAGACCGGTACTACTCTTACCATGGATATGGGTAACGGCTATCAATCTGTATACGGACAACTGACAGATCTTCTAGTAGAAGAAGGACAAACAGTAAAAGAAGGTACCATATTAGGTTACATCGCTGAACCAAGTAAATACTACAGCATCGAAGGAAGCAGTCTCTACTTCGCTATGACAAAAGATGACCAACCTATCGATCCCATTACCTATCTTCCTTAA
- a CDS encoding SpoIID/LytB domain-containing protein — MRTRLSIFLSSFFILLFFPFLCTFVFHGAQACTLLQPAKAEKFLPYLLSLQIDDNKSSEALKTQAVIARSNLNYQQSQGKSLLEILKTQFSDILSSPSWYRIFFISDSYQNATESTSGQILTFENTPCLTPYHEVSCGKTRSGEEVFHNSAFSYLKSVDSSQDLEAPNYFTTQDIASQQFPSSLEIQKTDSSGYVLTLNADDTTFSGEYFRHEFGLASSCFSIQKNGDNLRFLCKGQGHGVGLSQYGAEIMAEDGSTYDEILLWYFPSLMLTTTDF, encoded by the coding sequence ATGAGAACACGTCTTTCTATTTTTTTGTCTTCCTTTTTTATCCTGCTGTTCTTTCCTTTCCTCTGTACCTTCGTTTTTCACGGAGCACAGGCTTGTACTCTCCTCCAACCTGCCAAAGCAGAAAAATTTCTTCCCTATCTTCTAAGCCTACAGATTGACGATAATAAATCCTCAGAAGCTCTCAAAACCCAGGCAGTTATAGCCCGCTCGAATCTAAACTATCAACAATCCCAGGGAAAATCTCTCTTAGAAATATTAAAAACTCAATTTTCTGATATTTTGTCCTCGCCATCTTGGTATCGAATTTTTTTCATATCAGATTCTTATCAAAATGCCACCGAGAGCACCTCCGGTCAGATTTTGACTTTTGAAAATACTCCTTGCCTAACCCCTTATCACGAAGTCAGCTGTGGAAAAACCCGCAGCGGCGAGGAAGTTTTCCACAATTCTGCGTTTTCCTATCTAAAATCGGTGGACAGCTCACAGGACCTTGAAGCTCCCAACTATTTTACAACTCAAGATATTGCCTCCCAACAGTTTCCTTCTTCACTCGAAATACAAAAAACAGATTCTTCCGGTTATGTTCTCACTCTCAATGCTGATGACACAACTTTTTCCGGAGAGTATTTTCGCCATGAATTCGGTTTGGCATCCAGCTGTTTTTCCATACAAAAAAATGGTGACAACCTGCGTTTTCTATGTAAAGGTCAAGGACATGGTGTCGGATTAAGCCAGTATGGAGCCGAAATTATGGCAGAGGATGGCAGTACCTACGATGAAATTCTGCTTTGGTATTTTCCATCACTTATGCTGACTACAACTGACTTTTAA
- a CDS encoding Lrp/AsnC family transcriptional regulator, with translation MYLDNLDSFDQQILSLLTKNARYSYSEIGDIIGLSRVAVKSRIDALEKKGIIEEYTTIINPQKISGAVSCYFEIETQPKYLNAIIDKLKYNDTVTQIYRMSGNCCLHIHAVAASQDELDHFIRKEIDSLEGAIRIQTHIILSRIKDVKGLRL, from the coding sequence ATGTACTTAGACAATCTGGATTCTTTCGATCAGCAAATACTTTCGCTGTTGACCAAAAACGCAAGATATTCCTATTCAGAAATCGGTGACATCATTGGTCTTTCCAGAGTCGCTGTAAAAAGTCGTATTGACGCCCTTGAAAAAAAAGGAATTATCGAAGAATACACAACTATCATCAATCCTCAAAAAATCAGCGGAGCAGTCTCCTGTTATTTTGAGATTGAGACACAGCCAAAATACCTGAATGCCATTATCGACAAACTAAAATACAACGACACAGTCACTCAGATCTACAGAATGAGCGGCAATTGCTGCCTCCACATTCATGCGGTCGCAGCTAGTCAAGACGAACTTGACCATTTTATTCGCAAAGAAATTGATTCTCTAGAGGGTGCCATCCGTATTCAAACCCATATTATTTTATCTCGAATTAAAGATGTCAAGGGCCTGCGACTCTAA